ATGGCTCGGTTGTATGTGGATGACTCCAGATGTGTGGCTTGGTAGTATGTGGGTGACTCCATATGTGTGACTGGGTAATATGTGGATGACTCCATATCATATATGTGGGTGGCTCCATATGTGTGGCTGGGTAGTATGTGGATGACTCCAAATGTATGGCTCAGTTGTATGTGGATGACTCCAAATGTATGGCTCAGTTGTATGTGGATGACTCCAAATGTATGGCTCAGTTGTATGTGGATGACTCCAAATGTATGGCTCAGTTGTATGTGGATGACTCCAGATGTGTGGCTGGGTAgtatgcactcacctagttgtgcttttgggggttgagctctggctcttttggcccgcctctcacctgtcaattaactttttttttatgtGGATGATTCCAGATGTGTGGCTGGGTagtatgtactcgcctagttgtgcttgtgggggttgagcttcggctctttgatcccgcctctctcaactgtcaaatcgacagtgtgtgtgtgtgtaattacataaGTGCAATTAATATAcatgcagacagacagagacagaaaaatctagttgatatcatgccaaacctgtttcctgatcCTGAAAcctacatcaaaagaatatcatcagtggcatatgcaaggctggctaacatcacgaCTGCTTTAGAAAATTGTATAAGGTTTCATTttgaaccttctataccacatttgtaagaccaatcttggagtatgttgCCCAAGTATTgagtccataccttgtcaagcacaagacgaagttggtgAAAGTtcggaggtatgccactagacttgtcccagaactagaggcatgagttacgaggaaaggctacatgaATTGCACCTCAcaatgctggaagacagaagatctcAGGGAGACAtagtcactacatacaaaattctcaggggaattggctgggtagataaggacagattatttaacaaggGTGGCACTCGCACAAGGAGTcacaggtggaatctgagtatccaaatgagccacaaagacattagaaagaatttttttagcttCAGAGTACAGTAGTTAATAAAATTAATgcataggaagtgatgtggtggagactgactccatacacagtttcaaatgtagatatgatagagctcaataagctcaggaacctttacaccagtggggtgacagatgagaggcaggaccaaagagccgaagctcaaccccagcaagcacaattaggtgagtacaggctggctgcctgtccccagacacagtgaattattattaatagcttcctaattgttggggacaggaagcctgttgggCTTATCGAGGCTCCCCAAAGACCAAGGTCCAATGACTGACCCCACTCAGGATGCATTTTGTACTAGTTGCCTCAGCAAACTAAAAATATTGTAATATACACTGTATCTAAAAACTTAATACCAATACCCTGTATTCATTACATTACatctaatttatttattattttcagGAGGAAAGATCCCTTGGAAGTGTGCGGGGGAAAACACATCAATGCCACATTGGAATTCCATGAATGTGTTTGCAAGTTTGACTACAGAAATCAGAGAAATTTCCACCATTTTCAGGCACAAAAGTTTAAGCACTGTTTATTAGCTGATGAGATGAGGCGGATTGATAATTTTGAGCTATATGTGATAATTGCTGTTGTAATTGGTGTAGTAATCATATTTGGCATTGCTGCATTTTGCTCTTGTAAATGGTACCTTCAGACCAATGACAATCCTTGTGGTTGTTTATCATGCATTTGTTGcaaaaagaagaaaaagaaaaagaaaatagaTTTAATTAATGAAGGTGAAGCTACACCTAACGTTGGCCTTGAAAATGGTAGCCAAGTTTGGACCCCAATACGTTTGGGGCCAAATAAGGATGTCGTGGATGGTAGTTTAGAATCCCAACATGTAACAAGTGAAAGAAGCAATGATGAAAGTGCAGGATTTtgtatgaaattttgtttaagtgATCCTGTTCAGGATTGCTGTGAGTTCTTTGACTGTGACATAATGTggcgaaaaaaaaatatttacaccATTCCAATATTTGGTCGGCGAAAGCAACCTCCCTTGCAGCGGAGGCCAACACGTCCTGCCCCGCCGCCTCCTAAGCCATCAGCACAAGTTCCTCCTATGTTGAAGCACCCAGAACCAATACATATTGGATATGATGACGATGTAGAGTGTGAACCTGTACCAGAAGCTCCACCATCACCAGAACCTGTACGGATTGAACAGCCTAGAGCCATGTATGTTGATCCCCTAGCCTTCTTGCAGAGACCTTTCTTAAAGTCTACTACCAAAGAAAAAGCACCTGACGAAGAACCAGAAGCTCTTTACAATAAAATGAAAGATTTTGTTTTTGGGAAGAATAAGAAGAGTTCAAGTGTAGCATCTCTTCACAAACTTGGAATTTCAACTAATCCAGATACAGTGAGTAATACATCAAGTAAGAAAAGCAAATACAGTAGGACTGGCAGTTTAGCATCTCTACATAATCTTAGTGATGAACAGCTTGACACCAGTTACCATAATAAGAGGTCAATGAGTTTGGCTTCTTTGCATGTAGAAGAATCTCCCAAAAGAATGGTACCAAAGGGTCTGCTTAGCAAGTTGCAGATGGCAAGAAGCAGAGGTTCCCTGCACAATATTTGTGAAGATGATATTCCTCCTTCATTAAGAACTGATGAATATATTGACTTGGAAGAAATGTCTAAGCGTATAGAAGCTAAGATGCAAGCTGCCCAACATGGGACTCTTGGTAATGAAAGTAACAGAAGTTTGGCACTTGGTTCTCATGGTGCTCAAAGTACTTCTGTGCAGTCTACTGCTCCTGGTTCACATTCAGGTACACCAACTTttatttcagcctctgcatatgaCAGTTCATCGAAGACCAGTGAAGCAGTTTCTTATAATCCACATTCACAACAGTTTTATTCTCCAGGACCCCAACAGCATGGGATACCATCGGATAATGAATCTTCATATGGATCACCAATGCCATACAGATTAGGTGAAGATGTGCATGTTGACGATGGTGCAAGCACAAAATATTATCCCCCAATACCAGCTACCACAGAGAGACCTGCCGTACCAGCGAGATTAGCTGTCGGTGCGCCTGTTTGCAACACTGGTACTTTGGGTAGACCTAAACCTGCAGTGCCACCCAGACCACCAGGTAGTGGAAGTAACTCTCCCAAGCCGcgtgcaccacaaccaccaacctcgGGGAGACCAAGTCCTGTGGTAAAGCCCTcagcccccccaccacctccccctgtTATAACACCCATTGAGTCATCACTCTGAGAAACATTTTGGGTAGGAGTAagtatattaattaaattttagGAATAAGtataatacattttatatatatatatgcatatatatatatacatagatatactgtatacagtatatgtattatTGTATTTCTCCTTGAATTACTGCTCAAAAACTCCCTATGCCAAGATTATCATGAGAAGGGATTGTACTCTTGAACAAAATACATGTCTTTCATAACGCTCATGTTCCATTTGTGTCGTGACCAGCCTAGATTCCTCTATTGTAGTTTCATAGTCTATGCATCATAGTATTACTCATTACTGCTGGAGATTGCATtctaaaaacacacacaaaagtaATAATTTAATTCAAACCAAAGTGTAGGATAGAGATATGCTGTACATACAAAGCCACTCTGAACATATTATTATAAGTACAGAGACATAAATGTAGAAATAATTTAACTGAAGTGTTGGATCTGAATTGATGAATCTCAGAATTTTAATTGTTATGCTATTAACTTTGATGGCAAATTTTGATGCATACATTAGATTCATTTTTAAATAATGGTGATAAACATTCTTTGTGTGGGGATGATGAGTTAATTGGTTAAAATTGTTTTGGGATGTCACAAGCTTGAATTGTTCATGTAGGCTACTCCtctaaaggtgtgtgtgtgggtgagtgtatgtgtgcgtgtgtgtgcaatAAAAGCTAGCtttgttgctcttgttgctgtTATGTTGGTTTGTTAATCATTTGGTAAATGATTAGCAAATAATTTTTCATCTTAAAGCAATTATATGGAATGTCTTAAGGATCTTGCTCTTATTACATGTATTATCATGAAAATATGtatccatctatttatttctaatagaatattataaacaaatttaaGCTTATTTCTTTGCaagtgataataataataattatgttgaTTTTAGCTTTAAAATGCTTCACCCTTTAatcttttaataatttttttctttACTGTAATTTCCACAGTATAAGAAAATGTGGGTCTAAATACATTTTTTTTCAACTTTAGCAAGACattttcttgcttgcttgtttgctTCAGTTTTCATTTTGAAATGCTTATCTTTTTGAGTTCTTGTATTTTTATAAATGCATACAGTATCCATTTCTCATTTAAACTCATGTTTCTTGGGCTATGTCACATCATCCTTTGAAAATGAATGTCaagaaaatacacacatcagCCCTAGTATGATACTTGGTTATTAAATTCTTTGAATAACAGGATCTCATAGCATTTAAATTCTCCAGAGCAATTCTTTTGTAATAATCATGAGATGTTTGGTTTTAGCCAACTATGTTTTCAATGTTTAAAAATTGCTGTATGTTTCAGATACTTGTTCTGTTTTCATATCATCTAGGCTTTCCTGTCCAACCCGTGGGTTGACTTTTATATGTTCCACATCCTTAGGTAAGCAAGTATTCAGTATTGTCAGTTCTCTTGTTATATTACAGTATTTGTGAAGTTGAATTAATTGTACTCCTTGTATCTTTTATTCAGCCTTTAAACTTTTTGTCAATGGTTTTAGATGAACTGTTGTTCTTAGGCATTTTCAAGGTGCTTTTCCCACTTTAATTTAACGTACAATATTCGATTTTTTTTATGGTTTTATTGGATGTCATACTGCATACCTGAAACAGAAAATGTCAGCAAATCATTCATAGTGTTTACTAGTCTTTGAATATGCTCAACTCCATTCATTCATCATCATTTACAAAGTTgttaaaattaacttatacattatTATGCAATGTGTTACCATTCACACAATGACAGTATTGTGGTGGGGGGACTGCAGCCCCAAGTTAAAATAGATTTGGTATTCCCCCAAGATTTTAGATTTTGTAGTCTATGCATgcagttagttttttttttttatccctaTTTCAGGCCCCCCCCTTCTCCATACATTTAGGTACAGTATATCAATTATTTTTTCGTCAGGCTTAATTTTTTTGACAGTCTTGTGTGAGTGTTGTCTTGCAGCCTGGGGGTACTTGTATATACGCACATGCACGCAGTATCTGGTTTGTTTCCTGAAGTGTATTGATGTGTAGTAGTTTTAATCATTTGTTTTATGCTTCTATAATGTCATTTGATAAACTTGATAAACAAAATCTTGCCAAATTAAGAACAATATTGTTACGTATATTGTACAGTAACTACTTACAGCACAATGCTGTATACGTATAACTGTTTACTTTTGTGACGTTACTGGTCATAAGTATGTTTTAACAACTTTGAATTATACCAGTATTGTCTAGGAAGACTTGAATATAAACATTATTCTTGAGTTTTTAAAACTGCAATAAGTAGCAAATTTTTGTATTAATACCAATTCATCGATTCATGTGATAAATTAACATTTTGATGATGATAGACCCATTCTTAATAAATGTTTAAGAGAGTTGTTCTTTTGCGTCTTTACTCtgactaaaaaatatatatttagtaaGCTTAAAGTAAAAAATTATCAATTTTGATTAAAAAATTGGTTGCATTTATAGTAAAAAGAAAAGATATGTATGTTCAGAGCATGCTTAAAAATTAATCTTGAATTGAACTTAATAAAATTAAACAATGCCAACAAAAAAAATCCTGTGAAATACCCATTAATTAAGTAACTACTATATATCTGTGGTATTCTCATAGCTTTAATAAACTGTATTATTATTTACAGTAACATTAATTGAGCTACATTTGCAAAGTTTTGTAGGTTTGTTGGCTATACACACATGTAAAATTATGATACCTGGTTGTTACCTGGTATGATACTGGATTGCATGGCACCAATGCTAAAGACTAAAAAGactagaaccccccccccaaaaaaaatatatatatatacttaaaggATAATTATAATGGGCTAGGGGATATGTAAGTATATTTTATATAAGTGATAAAGCCCTCATCTGGTTCCCATTCAGCACAAACaatctaaagagacaaagaaaatagttttAAATCTGTGAATAACTGACAAAAATATTAAAGTCACAAGTTCTGCCACCTATGGCTGAAttacatgttgaccaatttcgttccaaCTTCACATATTTAGTGACGGGCATGCATTCTCCCACGATGTAGAAGCTACACCACAATCAGATCTTAAAAGACAAAAAATGCCCCCCCTCCTAAATAAATTGTTGGACGTTGGTGGAACTAAcagatattggcatattgtgcaatgtatatatatgatatataataaaatacagcaACATAACATGcttactcattatttgtgtgaaATTTTGCCCTCCAGGTGGCAATCAGTAATCCtagaaggcaccagctgcatatccactttgtggaccctcCTCACTACTACTATTATTCTTTGTGTGTCAGACAGGTGCTTGCAACTAATCACTGCATTATCCATGAGTTTCACTAACTAGGTGTTATTCTTATCATCAGTGCTGGTTGCGCACGCTTTTTTTTATGATATGTAGAAATTCATATAAAATGCATTTTTTATTAACaaattgggatgaaattttcacgaTGCTGATGCCAAATAaagggagatttgtttaacagttTTCACTATACTGTATTTCATATTTGGACGAATATTTTTGTGCACCCGGCCCCTTAATTTGTTACATACATGACTGACCTTGACATTCCCATTACATGCGAGTACTCAACTTGGTCAGCTGTGTAATATCAACTGGACCTTCACTTAAACTGGGTTTTCCTCTGGTAcaattattctcagtccctcactGAATTGTGTCTGATCATATTCTCTGTTCTTCTCAGATGAGGAGTGAGCTGCTGCTCCTCACACCTGTGGCTTACTGAGTGTTATATGAAGCATTACTATTAACATGGCAAGGTTATTTTATCCAGTTTATGTACTATTCACTTCATGACATTATTGAAGCGGGATAAATGCTGTAATACTGTATTCATATATCATTTAAGTTTAATGTTATGGAAAAGCTAATGAACATTAATATGATTCAAGAAATAACTAAGTACTGTATGTATGTTGACAAACTGTAATTCTTATGCTCAAAGGTGGGATGACGTTTGGTTAAATAGATATGCTCCATCACTTATAGAAAGTAGCATATTAGACAAGGTCTTATCTAGTTGAACGCATTTGATTATACAAGTGCATTAGTCTTTTTAAAATAGTGTAGTTATATGAAGTGGAATTTTAACCAAATTGTGAAAttgtttaaaatgtaaattttaattATTGTAGcttataaatattataaaatgTTTATGGCAAAAATGTAACATGTACAATGCTTGCTGCAGGCTTCCCAAAAAGTGTAAGATAACTTGGAGTTCTTGCAACTTGTTAAAAATATAATCACCTGCAGTTTAAGATTAATTCAATGATTAATTGAACAGTGCTATGAATCGACTCATAAAGGGATTTATCAGTTGCTTGATGTACCAGTATAATTACTGTATTTGTTTATGGTTTAATACATTTATATTGCCAATTGATTTGACTGTCTTTGCTAAAAATTCTAGTTTTCTTCCCATCATCCATAATTATGTAGTTTTGATCAAACATTTCTTGCATAATCCTGTTACTTGACCATGGTTATTAATTATCTATAGTACTACCACATTTACTATGTTGCACTCAGTTTGCTTTAATGTACAGTTTTGcatgtggaccaaactctcacaagtgaagcctggccatgggccgggctttgggagtagaactccc
The window above is part of the Procambarus clarkii isolate CNS0578487 chromosome 16, FALCON_Pclarkii_2.0, whole genome shotgun sequence genome. Proteins encoded here:
- the LOC123760019 gene encoding uncharacterized protein, which gives rise to MSRWRKDPLEVCGGKHINATLEFHECVCKFDYRNQRNFHHFQAQKFKHCLLADEMRRIDNFELYVIIAVVIGVVIIFGIAAFCSCKWYLQTNDNPCGCLSCICCKKKKKKKKIDLINEGEATPNVGLENGSQVWTPIRLGPNKDVVDGSLESQHVTSERSNDESAGFCMKFCLSDPVQDCCEFFDCDIMWRKKNIYTIPIFGRRKQPPLQRRPTRPAPPPPKPSAQVPPMLKHPEPIHIGYDDDVECEPVPEAPPSPEPVRIEQPRAMYVDPLAFLQRPFLKSTTKEKAPDEEPEALYNKMKDFVFGKNKKSSSVASLHKLGISTNPDTVSNTSSKKSKYSRTGSLASLHNLSDEQLDTSYHNKRSMSLASLHVEESPKRMVPKGLLSKLQMARSRGSLHNICEDDIPPSLRTDEYIDLEEMSKRIEAKMQAAQHGTLGNESNRSLALGSHGAQSTSVQSTAPGSHSGTPTFISASAYDSSSKTSEAVSYNPHSQQFYSPGPQQHGIPSDNESSYGSPMPYRLGEDVHVDDGASTKYYPPIPATTERPAVPARLAVGAPVCNTGTLGRPKPAVPPRPPGSGSNSPKPRAPQPPTSGRPSPVVKPSAPPPPPPVITPIESSL